DNA from Acidobacteriota bacterium:
CGTTGGCAGTCGCTGATCGTCGTCGACCGATTGACGAGCACCATCATGCGCGGGGCCTACCGCAACAACCCCGATCCGATGCAGATCGTCAGCGGTCGACATGTGGGCCGACCGCGTACCGTTCACTACGAAGCGCCGCCTGCCGTTCAGGTGCCCGCCGAGATGGAGCGTTTCCTGGACTGGTACAACGGCGACAGTGGAGAGCTCGCCGGACCGGTCCGCGCCGCCGTTGCGCACGTCTGGTTCGAGAAGATCCATCCGTTCGACGACGGCAACGGGCGGGTGGGCCGCGCGATCTCGGATCACGCGCTTTCACAGTCCCTTGGCCGACCTACGCTCGCGTGTCTGGCGACCGCCATTGGTGCAAGCCGGGACGGCTACTACGATGCGCTCGAAGCGGTCGGCCGGGGCAACCTCGACCTCGGCAGCTTCCTTGACTACTTCACTGCCGCCATCGTCCACGCACAGGAGATCGCCCTGGCCGAAGTGGCGTTCGTTCTGGACAAGACCCGGTTCCACGACCGCTACGGCGACCGGTTGAATGAGCGTCAGCGCAAGGTCATCGCCAGGGTCTTCGCCCAGGGGCGGACCGGATTCGCGGGCGGGCTGTCCGCCAGGAACTACGTATCGATAGCCAAGTGCTCGCCGGCGACCGCCACCCGTGATCTGGCCGCCCTACGCGACATGGGCGCGGTCGCTTCTTCCGGCCGGGGACGCGCACTTCGTTACGAGATCTCGTGCCCTGGACCGACTTCCGGCTGGTCTGAGTCGGCCACGAACTGGACGGCTGGCGCGCAGGGTTCCGGTTGACGGTGCACTAGCCGATCGCGTCCACAACGGAGCGGGCGCGGGTCCGCCAGGGGCTATTCTCAAGCCATGGAACCTGCCGCGCAGGCTCTCCTCGTCGGTCCGACCGGGAAGCTGATGGCCGAGATCGTCGAACCCCAGTTGGGGCGGCAGGCGGTGGGGGCCGATCCGAGAGTGGTCGCCCTGCTCAGGATGACGATTGACGACGTGGCCAAGGAAGTCGGCCTGACCCACCTGCTCAAGGGCAACGTGATCGTCATCGTGACGACGGGGACCGTGGACGCTCAAGCGCGTCGCTACGCCAACAGGGTCATGGCCGACTCCAACCTGGCGATCGTCCTGATCGACGGACGGGACCTGAAGACCATCGCCAGCAGACCGACCCGCATCGTCGACATCTTCGAGCGAGATCGCGAAACTGGGGCTCAGACACTCGTCGATCAGGAACTTCAACGCGAAGCGGACAGATCGTCCATGGCGGCCTCTCCCGTCATGGTCGGCTCGCGGGCGCGCCAGACAGGCGCCCGGCGGGGTCGTCCGCGCCGGGGATAGGCCCGCGCATAGATGGCCGCTAGCTCGATCTTCCTCTTCGTGAGCCGCGGAAACTCTTCGTGAATGGCTCGGGCACTGTCGCCGTTGGCCAGCATGTCGGCGATGTCGTGAACCGGAATGCGGGTCCCCTTGAAACAAGGTGCCCCTGACAACACGGCCTCATCGCACTCGACCGCATCGCGAGCGCTCGAAAGCACGGAGAGGCCTCTGCGCACCTCGCTCTTCATCGCGGCTCCTCCCGTTATCTTCCCCAGCACCGCAAAGAAGATCAATAGCTGGAGATGCCGATCTCCTTCTCGGTGATGAACTCGAGCAGCGCCGGCGTCCCGGACTCGGTCGCCGCGATGCCGCGGCGGATCGCGGGCACGATCTCCGCCGCGTCGGTGACCCGTTCGCCGTAGCCGCCGAAGGCCTTCGCCATGTCGGCGTAGTGGCCGGAGATGTCCGTGCTGCGGTACTTCTCGGTTGCCACCTGCATGATCGGCAGTTCGATCGCCATCGAGAAGTTGTTGAACAGGATCGAGAGGATCGGCAGGCGTTCGCGCACCGCGGTCTCGAAGTCCATGCCGGTGAAGCCGATCGCGGCGTCGCCCCAGACGTTGATGCAGAGCTTGTCGGGCTGGGCCAGCTTGGCGCCCATCGCCAGGCCGAGGCCGTAGCCGAGCTGGGTCGTCTTTCCCCAGCCGATGTAGGAGAGCGGCGTCGTGCTGCGCCAGAACGGTGAGATCTGGTCCCGCGGCGAGCCGGCGTCGTGGGTGATGATCACGTTGTCGCGGTCGACCGTGTGCATCAGGTCCCAGAGCACCCGGTAGGGCGACAACGGCGCCGAGTCGGAAGTCAGCTTCGGCATCCACTCGTCGAGCCAGCCGGAGCGGATCCGCTCGATCTCGGCCGGCACGGAGTCGGCCCGCGAGGCCGCGTGCGGCAGCGAGCGGCCCTCCAGCTCGGCGATCAGGGCCGCCAGCGTCAGCTTCGCGTCGCCCGCCACCACGCAGTCCGAGGCGACGTTCTTGTTCAGGTCGACCGGATCGAGCGTGGCGTGGACGTACTTCGCCTGCGGGTACTTGCCGAAGTAGAGGCCGAACGCGGTGGTCGTGAAGCTGCAGCCGATGCCGAAGATCACGTCGGCCGCGCCCAGGAATTCGTGGACCGTCTTGGGCACCGCGCGGCCGCCCGAGCCGAGCGCAAGCGGATGGTCCTCGTTGAAGGCGCTCTTGCCGCCGAGGCTGGTCGTCACCGGCGCGTTCAGGAGTTCGGCCAGGCGCTGCAGCTCGTACCAGGCCTCGGCGTAGTGGACGCCCTGTCCCGCGTAGATCACCGGCCGCTCCGCCGCCGCCAGCATTTCCGCCGCGCGGCTCACCAGGTCCGGATCGGGACCCACGCGCACGGTGCCGCTCGGCCGGGGACCGAGGTCGTCCGGCACGTCCTCGCCGAACACGTCCGCCGGCACCTCGACCATCACCGGTCCCGGTCGGCCCGAGCGGAGCTGGGTGAAGGCGCGGCGCATCACTTCGGGCAGCGCCCTGCCCATGCTGAGCGGCTCGCACCACTTCGTCACGTGCTGGAAGTTGGCCACCGCGTTGAAGTTCGGCGCCACGTGCATCGCCCGGCGGCTGTAACCCATCGGCATGACGAGGATGGGCGCCGACTCGCCGTAGGCCTGGGCCACGCCGCCGAAGGCGTTCTCGGTGCCCGGCCCGCTCTGCATCGTGAAGACGCCGAGCTGCCGGCCGGAGCTCAGCCGGCTGACGGCGTCGGCCATGTGCAGGCCGATCCGCTCCTGGCGGACGATCACGGTGCGGATGTCGGCCACCGCCGCGGCCTCGATAATCGGGTTGACCGGGTAGGCGAGGATGAACTCCACGCCCTCCCGCTTGAGGTACTCGGCGACGCCCTGGGCTACCTTCACGCTGGAACTCCTGTTGTCAACGGGCGGCTACGATACCCGGAACCAGGAACGTTCCAGAAGCTGGAGGACACAAGAGATGGAAGACACCGCGAAGAGGATCAGCCAGATGACGATTGCAGCGGTCCTGCTGGCGCTCGGCGCGGCCTTCGCCGTCACCCCGAACGCGCCAACCCTTTCCGGGCCCATCGCGGGCGGGGAACGCGGCACGCCGTTCGCCGCCGTGAACGTGGCGGATCGCGGCTATCTGACCGAGGAGTACTTCCTCGAGGGCGAGGCGACCGCGTACGAGCTCGCCTCTGGCGCTCAGGGAGCGGACGGCCAGTGGAGGACCCGGGCGTCCACCGACAAGGCCGATTTCAAGACACGCCTGCTGGTGGTCCGGCCGCAAGACGCGTCGGCATTCAACGGCACGGTCATCGTCTTCTGGCTGAACGTCACCGCCGGCTTCGAACTGGGTTCCGCCAGTGACGAGGCCCTGCGCGGCTATGCCTGGGTGGGCGTATCCGCGCAAAAGGTCGGTGTCCACGGCTTCCCCCAGAATCCCGGCGGACTCAAGGCGTGGGACCCGAAACGCTACGGCTCGCTCGAGCATCCCGGGGACGCCTACTCCTACGACATCTTCACCCAGGTCGCGAGAGCCATCGGTCCGGAGCGCGACCGGCAAGGCCTGGACCCGATGGGCGGCCTCGAGGTCGAGCGCCTGATCGCCGCCGGCGCTTCCCAGTCGGCCGCGCGGTTGCGCACGTACATCAACGGCGTCCACCCGCTGACCGAGATGTTCGATGGCTACCTGCCGTTCATCGACTTCGGCGGCGTGGTGCCGTTCGCGTCCGAGCGTGGCGGCGGACGGCGGGGACGCAGTCTCGCGTCGATCCGATCCGACCTGGACGTCCCGGTGATCGTCGTGAACTCGGAAACCGAGTTGACCAGCTACCACCCCATCCGCGAGGCGGACTCGGCCCGCTTCCGTCTCTGGGAGGTGCCGGGGACGTCGCACGTATCCGCGGCGCGACCGAAGGAACGCACGGTCGAAGGCTCCAACTGGCTGTCCTACACGCCGGTGTACCAGGCCGCGATCAGGCATCTGCACCGCTGGATCAGGGACGGTGTCGAACCACCGACCATGCCGCGCGTGGAGATGAAGGCCGGCGATCCGAATCCCGAGGTCGTCCGGGACGAACACGGCAACGGCAAGGGCGGCATTCGGCTGCCGGAGCTCGAGGCGCCGACCGCCTCGCACAGCGGATTCGGCACGCAGAGGGAGGGGACGCGGTTCGGCTTCCTGTACGGCACGGCGACCGATTTCGACAGCGAACAGCTAGCGGCCCTGTACCCGGACAGCAAGCACTATCTCGATGCCTGGAACGCGGCACTGGACCGTTCGATCGAGCAGGGCATGATCCTGCCCGAGGACGCGCCAGCGATGCGGCAGCGGACCGCGGCCTGGGCGGCGCGGCTGGATCAGAGGCCGTAGTAGCCGCGGTACCAATCGACGAAACGGGGGATGCCGACGGCGATCGCGGTCGTCGGCTCGTAGCCGAGGTACTCCCTGGCGCGCGTCAGGTCGGCTGACGTCCGCACGACGTCGCCCGGCTGCATCGGCAGGAACTCCTTGTCGGCCTCGCGACCGCAACTGCGTTCGATCTGCCGGATGAACTCCATCAGTTCCTCGGTGCGGCCGGCGGCGAGGTTGCAGACGAGGTCCTCGTGGTTGCGGTCGATCGCCGAGACGACGCCGGCGACGATGTCGTCGATGTAGGTGAAGTCCCGGTGCATCCGGCCGTGCCCGAAGACGTTGATCGGCTCCCCGCGGAGCAGGGCGCCGGTGAAGAGAAACAGGGCCATGTCGGGCCGGCCCCAGGGGCCGTAAACGGTGAAGAAGCGCAGACCGGTCACGCGCACGCCGTAGAGGTGGTGGTACACGGACGCCATCAGCTCGTTCATCTTCTTCGTCGCGCCGTAGAGCGAGCGCTGGGAAGACGTGCTGTCCGTTTCACTCAGCCGATCGCGCGTGCTGTCGCCGTAGACCGAGCTGCTCGAGGCGTAGATCAGGCCGCCGACCTCGTGGTCGCGGCACAGTTCGAGGACGTACGTGAAGGCCTGCACGTTGTCGCGCACGAACTGGTTCGGATGGTCGATCGAGTGCCGCACACCGGCCTGGGCCGCGAGGTGGCAGACCCTGGTCTCCGTGCCGGAGACGCCGCGGACGAGGTCGTCGAAGGCGTCCTGCAGGGCCTCCCGGTCGCCGACGTCGGCACGCACCAGGCGGAAGTTGGGTTGCTCCTCGAGGATCGCGTTGCGCCGCTCCTTGAGCTGGGGGTCGTAGTACGGATTGAAGTTGTCGTAGCCGATCACCTCGTCGCCACGCTCAAGCAGGGCCCTGGCCACGTTGAAGCCGATGAATCCGGCGCTGCCGGTCAGCAGGACCTTCACGAGACGCCTCCGGTCGGGGCACTCCGCCAGCGCTCAGCGAGCTGGGCCACGGGGTCGATCAACAGGTCCTCGACGGGGAGTTCGGCGAGCAGCCGGTCGTCGAAGTCGGGCGCTTTCCTGAGCACGTGGTCCCGGAGACCGTCGTATCGCTCGCGGTAGTCCGACAGCAGGCGCCGCATCGCGGGAGCTTCCGCCCGTTCCCGGAAGCGCACGTGGATCAGGACGAGGGCCGAGACTCCGCCGTCCGTGAACTCCGGCACGACGATGAAGACCCGTCCGTCGGTCCGCCCTCGGGCCGCCATCAGCCGGCCTTCGACCGCCACCGCGTACTTGGTGCCCTGGAGCAGCGGTTGCCGGACCGTCCGCGACTGGAGGTCGCGGCAGAGGCCGCCGGCGCGCAGGACCCGAATCGTGGCGTCGTCGCCAGGCGGCGGGCCGTCGCCGCCCGCCCGGAGCCGGTAGCGGACGTAGCCGAGAACCTGGTCGACGAAGGGGTCGAGCGCGTTCATCGTCCGCCGATCCTCGACCGAGATCGACTCCTCCGGTGAACCGGCCTGGTGGGTCGCCGCCGCCAGGGACATCCGGCCGAGAGTCTGGTCGTGCCGCGAGATGCCCACGGTGACCGTCTTCGCCTGGTGCTTGATCGTGTCGATGTGCCGGGTGAGGTCGTCGATCGCCGGAGTGAGAGCACCTCGCAACGCCCCCAGTGCGTTCTCTTCGCCGCCGTCGGCAGCGCCACGCAGCCCGTCGAGGGCCACCGCCAGCCGCACCGCCCTGCCGACGTGCAGGTTGCCGTCGTACCGGTCGCCGGCCAGGCCTTCGCCGACGGCGTCGATGTCGGCGCCGGCGACCTCGCGCAGTCGAGCCACCGGCCGCGCCTTGCCCCCGGCGACCACGTCGTCCACCGCCGTGCGAATCGCCCGCAGCGGCCTGGCGAGGTCGTCGATGGCGAGGGCCGCGTAGTAGCCGAACAGGTGACCGACGACTGTCGCCAGCACGAAGGACAGCTCGGGCGGCACCTCGGGCACTTCGATCGCCGCAGCCGCGGACGGGAACGCCGCGCCCTCGGAGGCGATGACGATCGGCGTCGCCCGGTGCGCGCGGTAGACGTCGATCTCCTTGCGCGTGTCAGCCGCCGTCGAGCCCTGGACTCCGGTCGCGCAGACCAGGATGAGGGGCTCGGACGACAGGTCGATGTGCTTCTTGTCTTCCGTGGCGTCGCAGGCGATCGCCTTGTAGCAGAGCTCGGAGAGCTTGATCCGGATCTCCTCCGCGGCGATCCGGTCAAGGCCGTTACCGACAACCGACCAGTCCCGCAATCGCGGCGCGTACTCCCTGGCGGCAGCGGCGATCGCGGGTCGCAGGGTCAGAGTGCGCTCCATCGCGCCGGGCAGGTTCCGCAGTTCCCGCAGAAGGCGGTCGGCGGCGGGGCGTTCGTCCGGCCCGCCCGCGACCTGGTCGGCGATTGCCACGGCGAGCAGCATCCCCGCTGCGATCTGGGAGTAGAAGGCCTTGGTGGACGCAACACTCATCTCGACGTCCCGCCCGTCCGAGGTGTAGAGCACACCGTCCGCCCGGTCCGCCAGATCCGAGTTGCGGCGGTTCACGATCGCGATCGCGCGGGCGCCCCGCCGCTGCGCCAGGTTGACCGTGCGCAGCGTGTCCGTCGTCGTGCCGGACTGGCTGACCGCGACGACCAGGGTGTCGCGCATGTCAGGCGCCAGGTGGAAGCCCGAGAGCTCGGTGGCCGGCATCGCGTCGACCCGGGGGCGGCTGAGGCCACGCTCGCGCAGACGTCCCTCGATCGCCACGGCGATGCCCTGACCGGCGACGGCCGCTGTGCCCTGACCGGTGACGACGATGCGCGCAACCGCCCCCTCCCGCAGGCCGCGCGCAACCACCTCCGGCAACGTCGGCTCACCGACCGAAACCCGCAGGCGCCCGGTCGCGTCCTCCCGCAGCTTGCCGCGCACCGTGTTGCGCACGGAACGCGGCGCCTCGCTGATCTCCTTGAGCAGGAAGTGAGGGAACTCGCCCCGGTCGATGTCGCGGGTCGTGATTTCGGCATGATCGAGCTCTTCCGGCACCAACGGCAGCGGCGAGCCTCCGGCCGAGTACCGCTCGATGCCCTCGAGTTCGCCGGCGCGATCGGCGTCGAGTACGGCGATCTGGCCCCAACCGGCGCCGGCGCGGTCCGGTTCCGCCTCGCCGTCCAGACGCAGCCAGGTCGAGCTCTCCTCGACCAGGCCGTAGGGTTCGCTGGCGACCACGAAGGCGTGATCGGCCAGCCCGACGTAGAGACCCTGGCCGCTGCCCTGGGTCGCCAGGTAGAGCCGTGACGGATCGTCCCAGGTGAGCGCACCGAGAGCGAGCGAACCCTCGAACGCGGCCACGGTCGCGCGGAAGGCGTCGAAGGCCGTGTCGCCGCCGGCCAGCCGGCGCGACATGAGAACCGGCATCACCTTCGCGTCCGTGGTGATGCGCGAGTCGAACTCCAGGCTCTCGAGCACCGTCAGGTCGGCGTGGTTGTCGATGTCGCCGTTGATCGCCGCGATCACCTGGGGCGGCCGCTCCGCGTCGTTCAGCGGATGCGCGTTCGCCTCGTTGATCCGGCCGACGCTGGCCCAGCGCGTGTGCCCGAGCACGGCCGCCTCGACGTCCGGGCTCCCGACCGCCGCCGCCAGCAACGGATCGGAGGCGACCGCGTCGCGCAGAAAACGGACGTTGTCGCCCAGTTCCCCGATCTCCTCCGCGCACTTGTAGACCAGGCCGATCCGTGCTCCACTCAACAGAACCGCGCGATGACCGAACAACGGATCCCCGGCGCGGCCGTCGAGTTCGGCACGGATCGCCGGATCGTCCGGGTCGACGCCGTGCCCGGAGAGCAGGAGGAACAGCCCGGCCGAGTCCCGGCCGCGGATCTCGAGCCGGTCGAGCGAGGAGAAGGCCTGCTGAACGGCGATCAGAACGTCGAGCCCGGCGTCGCTGACACCGGCCGGCACCAGTGCGTCCACTTCAACCGCGGTCCGTAGCCGGTCGCGGCGAATCGCCCACTCTGCGTCGGCCAACGCCGCCGCGGCCCGATTCACCGCCTCCAGGCCGGCATCGCCGAAGCGCGCAGCACCGGCATCGAGGCTGACTTGCAGCCGGCTCACCGCCGCGGAGCAGGGCGCCAGGGCATCGGCGATCGCGGCCCGCAGCGATTCGTCGCGCACGAGGGACCGAACAGCCGGGCGGGCCCGCAACCGCCGGTCCCAGTCGGCCAGTCCGGATGCCGCGGCCGAAAGGGACGAGGCCAGCTCCTGCGCCTCGGCGCGGCCGCTATCGCGAACCGCGGCCCCGGCGGCTCGGCCGGCGGCCGCGAGGCCCTCCAGCAGCTCGCGCGAGTCGATCGCCGGTCCGGGGTGGGGGCGCATCAGGATGCCGACGATCCCGCACATGGGTTCCCGAAGCTTAGCCCGGATCCCATCCAGCGACGCTAAGCTCGCACCCTCGGGAGATCCGACCGGAATGCAGGACACATCGACATTCCTCGCCGCGGTGGTCCAGATGGGCTCCACCTCGGACGAGCAGGCGAACTGGGAAGCCGCCCGGCACTGGATCGAGACAGCCGCGGACCGCGGAGCCACGTTCGTGTCCACGCCCGAGAACACGAACTACCTCGGGCCGCACAAGGAGAAAGTCGAGCTGGCCGAGCCGACCTCGGGCGCCACCTGCGCCCGCTTCGCCGGCCTGGCCCGGGACCGCGGCATCTACCTCCTGCTCGGCTCCTACAACGAGAAGGCGCCGGACGAGAGCGAGCGCTGCTACAACACGAGCGTCCTGTTCGACCCGCAGGGGGAGATCGTCGCCACCTACCGCAAGATCCACCTCTTCGACGTCGACGTCTCCCCGGAGGTCCGGTTCCTGGAGTCGAAGACGGCCGTACCCGGCGAGGACGTCGTGACGGTCGACACGCCGTTTGCGCGGCTCGGCCTCACGATCTGCTACGACATGCGCTTCCCCGAGCTCTACCTGAAGCTGGCCCGGAACGGCGCCGAGGTCCTGACCGTCCCTTCGGCCTTCACCCTGATGACCGGCAAGGATCACTGGTTCCCGCTGCTGCGGGCCCGGGCGATCGAAACCCAGTGCTACGTGCTGGCTGCGGCGCAGACCGGCCGCCACGACGACCGCGGGCTGCGCCACAGCTACGGCCACTCCGTGATCATCGACCCGTGGGGCCACGTCCTGGCCGATGCCGGCGACGGGCCCGGCATCGCGATCGCGGAGATCGACCGCAGCCGCGTCGCCGAGGTGCGGCGCTCGATGCCGGTCGCCTCGCACCGCAGGCTGCCGATCGGCTGAGCTCCGAGTCGGGCGATGGACATCTGGATCCTCATCGCGATCATCGTCTTCACGTTCCTGGCGTTCAGCTTCGAATGGCTACGGATCGACGCGGTCGCCCTCTCCAGCCTGGGGCTGCTGCTCCTGTTCGGACTGGTGACGCCCCAGGAGGCAATCCGCGGTTTCAGCAACGACGCCGTCATCACGGTGATGATGATGTTCATCCTGAGCTACGGGCTGACCCATACCGGTCTGATCGACCGCTTCGGCCAGAAGCTCGCGCAGATGTCCGGCCACACGCACTGGGCCGCCGCGATCACCCTGATCCTGGTCTGCGGAGTGCTCTCGGCCTTCATCAACAACACCGCCGCGCTGGCGATCCTGATGCCGGTCGCCATACAGATCGGGAAGCACTACGGCGTGTCGCCGTCGCGGATCCTGCTCCCTCTCTCCTACCTCTCGATCCTGGGCGGCACCTGCACCCTGATCGGCACGTCGACGAACCTGCTGGTCGCCTCCATATCGGCGGAGTACGGCTACGGAGCTTTCAGCATGTTCGAGTTCCTGGCGCTCGGACTGATCCTTCTGGTCGGCGGCTTCGCGTACATCGTCTTCGTGCCGATGCGCCGCCTCCCGGACCGCGCCGGCGCCTCCGACCTGACCACCAAGTACCGACTGTCCTCGTTCCTGACCGAGGTCCAGGTGCCGAAGGGGAGCTCGCTCGTCGGCAGCAACGTGGTCGACGCGCACATCAACGAACGTTTCCGCCTCACGGTGCTCGAGATCCTGCGCGGCGAGGAGCGGATCGCCGTCGAGCTCCGCTCCACGCCGATGCAGGGCGGCGACCTCCTGATCGTCGAAGGCCGGATGGACGACATCGTCAGCTTCCGCGACCACTACGGCCTGCGCCTTCGCACGGAGACGAAGATCGGCGACCGCGACCTCTCCGACAAGAACAACATCATGGCGGAGATCCAGCTCTCGCCGGTCTCCCGGGTCACCGGTTCGACCATTCGCGACCTTGACTTCCGCCGCCGCTTCGGCTGCTTCGTGCTGGCGCTCAACCGCACGGGCGACCCGATCCGCGAGAAGCTGGCCCACATCGTCCTCCACAACTGGGACACGCTGCTTGTCTTCGGCCCCCGTTCCCGGATCGAGGCCCTCTACGAGACGGAGGACTTCATCCCGTTGCAGCAGGACGTCAAGCTACGCCTCGTCACCCCGCGGCGCTGGTGGCTCGCCGTGGTGATCGTCCCGATCGTCGTCATCGTCGCGGCCACCGGCGTCACCTCGATCCTGAAGGCCTCGATCCTGGGCGCCGTGGCGCTGATCGCCTTCGGCGGCATCTCGGTGCAGCAGGCATACGAGGCGATCAACTGGACGGTCATCTTCCTGCTCGTCGGCACTCTGCCGCTGGGAATCGCGATGGAGAAGACCGGCCTCGCGGCAATGATCGGAGAGACGATCGCGAACGCCGGCGCCGACTACGGGCCCTGGGTGGTCATCGCGCTCATCTACGTAGCGACGGCCTTGCTCTCGGAGATCATCTCGAACAACTCGACCGCCGTGCTCATGGTGCCCATCGCCGGCACCGCCGCGGCGTCGATGGGACTCGACCCGAAGCCGTTCATGATGACCGTCGCCTTCGCCGCCTCCGCCAGCTTCCTGACCCCGATGGGCTACAAGACCAACGCCATGGTCTTCGGCCCCGGCGGCTACCGCTTCATGGACTACGTGAAGTTTGGTACACCGATCAAGATCCTCTGCTGCGTCCTGTCGGTGTGGCTGATTCCCGTGTTCTGGCCGCTGACCTAGGACCGCCTACCGCTGGCAGCGCGGGCAGTAGTACGTGCTGCGGTTGGAGATCACGATGCGGCGGATGCCCATCCCGCAGCCGGCCGGGCAAGCCTGCCCTTCCCGGTCGTACACGTCGAGCGAGACCTGGAAGTAGCCCGAGTTGCCTTCGCCGTCGGCGAAGTCGTTCAGCGTCGTCCCGCCCTGCTCGATTGCCTCGCCCAGCACCGCCCGCACCGCCGCGGCGAGAACGTCGAACCGTCGCCGGGCGATCCGCGCCACCGAACGGCGAGGATGAATGCGCGCCCGGTACAGCGCCTCGGAGGCGTAGATGTTGCCCACGCCGACGACGACCGAAGCGTCCATCAGGAAGCTCTTGACCGGGGCCGTCCGGCCGCGCGCGAGGCCGGCGATCCGGGCGCCGTCGAACCCGGGCGCCAGAGGTTCGACGCCGAGATGGCGAAAGTGCCGGTCCCGGTCCAGGCCCTCCGTCGAGGCAACGAAGGCGACGCCGAAACGACGCGGGTCACGGAAGCGCAGCCGGCGGCCGGAAGCGAGTTCGAAGCCCAGGTGCTCGTGGTCCGCGAGCGGTTCCATTCGATCGACCAGGGTCAGCCGGCCACTCATCCCGAGATGCACCACCAGGGTCTCGCCGCCGGAGGCGTCGATCCACAGGTACTTCGCGCGCCGGCGCAAACCGACGATCCTGCGGCCTTCCAGCCGGCGCAGCCGCCGTTCGCAGAGCGGCTCGCGCAGGGTCGGGAAGTGGACGCGGACCGCCTCGAAGCGATCGCCGACGAGCGGCTGTTTCAGGCTCCGCCGCAGGACCTCGACTTCGGGCAGCTCGGGCACGTCAGCGCCGGCTGCCCGGCGAGCCTCCCCCGGCAACCGCCAAGACCAGAGCCTCAAGCGCGGCGGTGCCTTCACCGCTGCCGCCCCGCAAGCGAATCTCCGCCTCGAGGACCTTCCAGGGAAGCTCACCCATCGCGGAGACGGCCTCCGGACCGCGGCGGGCCATGGCCGCCTTGTACATCTGGAAAAGGGGCCACGGGCCGGGCTTTCTCACCGCGCCCGGCCACTCCGCCATCAGTTTCGGCAACACTCGGGCCTTGAAGCCGTTGTAGTTCCCCGCCTCCGGCAGATTGTGAGCCATGGCGAGACCGTGGACAGCGGCCAACTGCTGACAGCGGCCGGCCAGCAGACTCAGGAACCGGAACCGCTCACCCTGTTCGTCTGCCGCGCTGTGGAGGTAGCGACGAAGTGCCGCCAACGCCGCGCCGGGCTTCCCGCTCTCCATCGCGTTGAAGACATCCCACACGTCCTGCTCGCCCCGGTCCACGACCGACTCTTCCACCGTGGCGAGGTCGATGCGGCTGGTGCCCTCCGGCACACCGGCGGCGATCTTTCGATACTCGGCCGCGAAGCGTGCCGCCGAGGCTTCATCCGCCGCCGAGGGGCCCCAGCCCTCCTTGCGCAACGTACGGCGCGCCAACTCCCGGGCCGCGACCGGTTCGATTCGCACGCCCGTCTCCCGCTCCAACTCGGCCACCACCGGGTCGAGGCCAGTCATCCTGCCACCGCGATCGAAAGCAAGTTGCTCGACCTCAAAAGCCGCGTTTCGTTCAAACAGACGGAGTACGAGAGGGTGCTTGCGATCCACGCTGCGTTCGGCGAACACCAGGGCGTGGCCTTCCGGCAGGCCGCCTTCCGCGGTCCGGTCGAGTTCCGCCAGGTTGCTTGTCGACCAACCGGTGAGATCTTCCGCTCGCGCAGCCTCCAGTAGTGCCGAGAGTCCCCGGAAAAGCTGGTCCCGTTCCTTCTTCGGCCGACCTCGGCGGCCGCCCTTTCGCTGTCCCTTGCCGCCCGCGAGAGCCGAGTCGGGCAGCGCGGCGATCGCCTCCTCGGCGGCGCCCG
Protein-coding regions in this window:
- a CDS encoding SIS domain-containing protein, which encodes MCGIVGILMRPHPGPAIDSRELLEGLAAAGRAAGAAVRDSGRAEAQELASSLSAAASGLADWDRRLRARPAVRSLVRDESLRAAIADALAPCSAAVSRLQVSLDAGAARFGDAGLEAVNRAAAALADAEWAIRRDRLRTAVEVDALVPAGVSDAGLDVLIAVQQAFSSLDRLEIRGRDSAGLFLLLSGHGVDPDDPAIRAELDGRAGDPLFGHRAVLLSGARIGLVYKCAEEIGELGDNVRFLRDAVASDPLLAAAVGSPDVEAAVLGHTRWASVGRINEANAHPLNDAERPPQVIAAINGDIDNHADLTVLESLEFDSRITTDAKVMPVLMSRRLAGGDTAFDAFRATVAAFEGSLALGALTWDDPSRLYLATQGSGQGLYVGLADHAFVVASEPYGLVEESSTWLRLDGEAEPDRAGAGWGQIAVLDADRAGELEGIERYSAGGSPLPLVPEELDHAEITTRDIDRGEFPHFLLKEISEAPRSVRNTVRGKLREDATGRLRVSVGEPTLPEVVARGLREGAVARIVVTGQGTAAVAGQGIAVAIEGRLRERGLSRPRVDAMPATELSGFHLAPDMRDTLVVAVSQSGTTTDTLRTVNLAQRRGARAIAIVNRRNSDLADRADGVLYTSDGRDVEMSVASTKAFYSQIAAGMLLAVAIADQVAGGPDERPAADRLLRELRNLPGAMERTLTLRPAIAAAAREYAPRLRDWSVVGNGLDRIAAEEIRIKLSELCYKAIACDATEDKKHIDLSSEPLILVCATGVQGSTAADTRKEIDVYRAHRATPIVIASEGAAFPSAAAAIEVPEVPPELSFVLATVVGHLFGYYAALAIDDLARPLRAIRTAVDDVVAGGKARPVARLREVAGADIDAVGEGLAGDRYDGNLHVGRAVRLAVALDGLRGAADGGEENALGALRGALTPAIDDLTRHIDTIKHQAKTVTVGISRHDQTLGRMSLAAATHQAGSPEESISVEDRRTMNALDPFVDQVLGYVRYRLRAGGDGPPPGDDATIRVLRAGGLCRDLQSRTVRQPLLQGTKYAVAVEGRLMAARGRTDGRVFIVVPEFTDGGVSALVLIHVRFRERAEAPAMRRLLSDYRERYDGLRDHVLRKAPDFDDRLLAELPVEDLLIDPVAQLAERWRSAPTGGVS
- a CDS encoding SLC13 family permease, producing MDIWILIAIIVFTFLAFSFEWLRIDAVALSSLGLLLLFGLVTPQEAIRGFSNDAVITVMMMFILSYGLTHTGLIDRFGQKLAQMSGHTHWAAAITLILVCGVLSAFINNTAALAILMPVAIQIGKHYGVSPSRILLPLSYLSILGGTCTLIGTSTNLLVASISAEYGYGAFSMFEFLALGLILLVGGFAYIVFVPMRRLPDRAGASDLTTKYRLSSFLTEVQVPKGSSLVGSNVVDAHINERFRLTVLEILRGEERIAVELRSTPMQGGDLLIVEGRMDDIVSFRDHYGLRLRTETKIGDRDLSDKNNIMAEIQLSPVSRVTGSTIRDLDFRRRFGCFVLALNRTGDPIREKLAHIVLHNWDTLLVFGPRSRIEALYETEDFIPLQQDVKLRLVTPRRWWLAVVIVPIVVIVAATGVTSILKASILGAVALIAFGGISVQQAYEAINWTVIFLLVGTLPLGIAMEKTGLAAMIGETIANAGADYGPWVVIALIYVATALLSEIISNNSTAVLMVPIAGTAAASMGLDPKPFMMTVAFAASASFLTPMGYKTNAMVFGPGGYRFMDYVKFGTPIKILCCVLSVWLIPVFWPLT
- a CDS encoding carbon-nitrogen hydrolase family protein, producing MQDTSTFLAAVVQMGSTSDEQANWEAARHWIETAADRGATFVSTPENTNYLGPHKEKVELAEPTSGATCARFAGLARDRGIYLLLGSYNEKAPDESERCYNTSVLFDPQGEIVATYRKIHLFDVDVSPEVRFLESKTAVPGEDVVTVDTPFARLGLTICYDMRFPELYLKLARNGAEVLTVPSAFTLMTGKDHWFPLLRARAIETQCYVLAAAQTGRHDDRGLRHSYGHSVIIDPWGHVLADAGDGPGIAIAEIDRSRVAEVRRSMPVASHRRLPIG